The sequence below is a genomic window from Humulus lupulus chromosome 3, drHumLupu1.1, whole genome shotgun sequence.
TTAGCTTTCGTTTCGTTTTTTCGTTTAAACGCTGATGTGTCATTGCCACGTCAATCCCACATGTAGAATAATTAGTATTTTTACCCTCCTAAACTTTGATTACTACAAAAATTTGCccatttttgttaaaaaataatttttttattaaatcttataaaaataattcaaatctTAAGAAATTAAATAAGTCATTTAAACTCTAATGGAATCTTTAAAatccaaaatattaaaaaattaaatatataccaaatatgaatgaaataaaaaatagacattaaaaaaataaaatatgaatgaaatataaataaaatctTAATTATATTAGcaacttatttatttttgttataaattaaaaAGAAAGGATTATTTCATGTTGGGTTTTGAGTTACACGGCTCAAATCATTTTATTTGTAAAAGAAATAAGATACGTataatttgatttgaatttgaatgtatatttaatttttttacaaagaaTATATATTTAGTTTGATATTTAGGTTTTAGTTTCATTTAACTTtgaatttttatatttaaattattataaatttgaactattactaagattttttttttcaaagggttaaagtttatttttaatgttactgttttaattttattttgattttaatttttgaattattttttttttaaaaattattaaggttgaattaaaattttaaaaattaatacaaaaaataaatttttttaataaaaaaattaccaTTTAGTAATAATCAAAGTTTAAGCAAAAATGTTAATTATTATAACAATATTATATCAGAATTTATAATATCACACAAACATAACATAACAGAATCTAAAAAAACTAAATTTCTATAAATGATATAATTTAGTTGAAATTTTTAACACGTTCATAAGTTGGCACAAAAATTCTAAGTATCCCGTCTATAGTCACTCCTTTTCTCGGCCGCCTATCGTTCTGATTGGCCACGTTGACCTTTTAAGTCCCTTTGGGTTGACACGGCGGCAACTGAGAATCCCACGTATGCCACATGGcaataacaaaataattatataatactaCGTGTCGCCGTATAATGAGTATCTATCCATGTGGAGTGTACGGTTACTTAAACGAGAAACCCTTCCTGTaatagaaaatatctctaaacCCCAACAAATATCTATGACCACGACCACTAGTTTGTTCCTGAACATTCCCGAAGGTCACTAATCAACTCCAAAAGGAGAGCCACCCAAGATATTTTTGCCAGGCTTCTTAAAGCTTCTGGAGCACATATTATGCAACAGCCAGAACCCTTCTGAgcctatatatatgtatttacaTGAAGAAGCTCTCTGCGACATTTTCGCAAGCACTTGGAGATAACATTCTGGAGAGCCAAACAAACAACTGTTTCATGCTATATTAATAAACTGGGAATTGGGCATTTGGTTTTGTTGTAGAGAAGAATAATGGAGGCTAGTTATGAAGGCTCTTCATCTTATTATAGTGTTCTTGGAGTTGGTTCGGATTCTTCTGCAGAAGAAATAAGGCGTGCTTATAGAAAGCTTGCAATGGTAAGTTTGTTCCAAGTCCAAGATTTTTGAGTGTCTGCTAGGTAGAAACTTTTCCAGTGTTTTTTCTCTTTCTGGGTTGGTTTCATTTCAAATTTTGGAATTTAAATTGAACTGGGGCTGATTGGTTTTTCTCGATTCTCCGCTGTTTTGGGTTCAGCAATGGCACCCAGATAGGTGGACGAGGTGCCCTTCTCTCTTGGGTGAAGCCAAGAGAAAATTCCAGAAAATACAAGAAGCTTATTCAGGTATGGTTTTGTTGTTCTGTCTCATGCAAAAATCTAGGCAATAAAATCTTGTAGTACTGTTCTATAGGGTGACTGAAAATTGATTATTTCAATTGTTTTTGTTTCATGGGAACAGTTTTGTCAGATAAGAGGAAGCGGACAGTATACGATGCGGGCTTGTATGACCCTAATGAAGAAGAAGACGAGGTGGGTATTTCAAATATTCGGAGTTCTCTTTCTTTTTAAAAAAGAAGTCTTGGGAAATTTACAGTTGTTATCGTATCATTATTGCTATGATGGTCTTGTGATTCTAAATAAATCTCACTCTTTCAGGGCTTTTCTGATTTCGTTCAAGAAATGGTCTTTCTCATGTCGCAGACTAGGAGAGAGGTACCGACCTAAtctcttttcctttttttgtACTTGTAAATTTACATATTATGAAGTAGAGAAGAGGAATGATTCTATTGCTTCCATTCAGTCAAATTATAATCAAGGTATATAAACAAAACTTAAAATTGAAAAAGCTAGGATGAAATGAAACTGCTGTGAGATAGAGTTATTAATACTATATGAGTTCAACGATTTTTTTGGCTCAATTCCTGTCTCAAATTTCGCTCCTTTTTATGCTTATAGAACTTAACAGCACTTTAAAAAAAACTTGTTGCGTTTCTTCAGCTCGATACATTGATCATATTGATATTCAAAACAATATCATTTCCTTCGCGACATTGTTTTTCTAGTTTTTCTCGTTCGGAATTAAACTAACTTATCCTGCCATTTGGGAAGCTTGCTTTCAAATTTACAGCCTATATGGCTGCCCTGTTTCTCAATGATCACACTAAATGGTGGTATCTTCATATTGCAACACACCTTTATGATGTATCAAATTTTTGAGTTTCCTTTATTTatttctctaatttcttcaaagggTACACTTCTTGCTTTATGATCGATACTCAAACCCCTTCTAACTTTTGTACACGTGCAGGAAAAGAGCTACAGCTTGGAGGAACTACAAGACATGTTAGTGGAAATGGCCAAGGGGTTTGAGACTCCCACGTTTTTCTGTGGCTCAGCATCGACATCATCGTCGTCGTCCTCATCACAATCATCATCTGTATTTGAAGGTTCTGGTTGTTCCAAAAGGACACGTTTTGACCCAAATCCAATGGTAGACAGAGGATTTGGTGTATATGCATATCGAGCTTAGGTAATGGAAAGGGTAGTCATTTCAATTGAGAAGGGAGGAAAGTATAATACTGAGCCTTCCACAGTTTTCCTGATTAACTTTCCATCACAACTTTGGATCGAGAAGAATTTGGAAGTGCAAATTCTTTCTAAATTGCAAAGTTTCAGCTTCTCGAAAATGTGATTCTTATTCAAGTGATTCTCTGCATTGAGTAATGCTTTCAGTCAAGAAAGAGATCAATGTTGTGATCTTGGATAAAGATGATGAAGGAAGCACTTGACAGAAAAAAGTCATCTCACTAATCAACTAACACCACTAGATTGCAGAAATAGCCATGGTTTTACCATTGTTCTGTAGTCGTAGAAGTAGGGAGTGACGGATTGCTTGGTTGGTCTCTATAGAGTGTACTACCGTATTAGTTTCAGTTCTAATGTAAAGTACTTGTTATCTGAAGTTTCTACTGTGGACAAGAAATGGCGTGTTCTTATTTTCattgtaaataaaaaaattcatgaaaattTGGGATTGTAAAATCGTGCTTTCTGTCTTGTTACTGTCACATTATTAATAAAAAACTAAATTTAGAAAAAATATGCCTGTAGTGTTTTTAAGTCTAAAATACATGCTTTACTCTTTTTAAACCTTAGATGATTATTTGAACTTTTTTTTCTATTCTCTTTTGGAAAGAAAGTGATGTTTAGGGAGAGATTTTATTAAAGAGaacataaatattaattaaactttaaaactttaaatatatatggacaaaaaaataattaagcaTACACGCTTAATACaaaatataaatatggaattccCATAAACTAACAAACCAGATTCCCATATTTTTTGATCAAGAAAAAGATTTCGCCCATTGCCAttcaagaaaaatattttttgcCTACTGCAATTCGTCGACTATTTTTTCCGATCACAACTTCATATTCTCCATTGTTTCCGATCAAAATCTGATCAAGAATTGGTGGCTGCTACTCTCATCTTGGTAAATATTCCGATAGTAACATCATCCTTCTCTAGTCATCGAATTAAACATTCAATTCAATTTCAGATCAATTGATCTTCTTCTCCGGCAGCTGAAACTGGTTTTGGATTCTTTTCCAATAATCAGATCTTTTTCTCTGATTATATCACCTGCTTTTACCTTCGTTCACATCAGCAAAAGCAGAAATCCATCAACTTCTTTGATTTCTCAAACAGGTAAGCAAATCTTTTTTCAAATATATGACATGCAAAATATTTACACAAAGAATCTGCAAATTACTTCATCAGAAAATTCTTGACTCAAACTACTTGTTTCAAAACTTTTTTAATTACACACATGAAACCAGTTACATCACAAAAAAGTTTAACATTTACATAattcaaatattacaaaataatataaaaaaacaacaaaataaatacagTAACCAGTTACAtacgaataataataataataataataataataataatattctgcataataatttatcatgaaaaatgaaaaaatagaaattgaTTTACGTTTATAAAACCAGTTACATAATATAATTTTAACTTtgcatatttgaaaaaaaaaaaacaacaacacattcactaaagtaaccagttacacacaCAAAAACAGAACTTAATGCAACATAAATAATTATAGAACCTGGAAAATAGTTCTCGATTCACTAAAAGAAACCGGTTACTTAAATAATTTCAACATATGATAATTTTCATTCACTAACACAACCAGATACATTTTAAACAACACTAAAAATTATATTGTGCTATATTGCAGATATGGAGTCTATAATGACATTGATTCGTTTTGGAGGAAAATGGACAGATAGATATCAGTATGATGACTACACCATGACTGGACTGATAATACCAACAAATTGTTCTCTAAACAATTTGGTTCATTTAGTGAAAACTGAGATAAAAtgcaatattcaaaatattgagatgaGTTACCAGTTATCACCAGGTATGCCACCAATGAAATTACTCACTGACAATTCAATCCTATTCTACATTGAgctgaaaaagaagcaaaatgaAGTAACTGAGCTACCACTATGCATCACCATTGTTGATCAAACAATAGCTGAAACTGTTCAACACAATACATATGaagaagaaacacaaaaacagaaCACAGATTTAAAAAAGCTAGTTCTTCAACTAAACAACGAGCAATCAGCTACAGAATTACAATATGACAAAGCAACCTACACGagaaataaccaggtacaaacCTTCCCCAATATTACAGACATAGCTGATGATGTAGTAGAATTTATCATAGAGAGAacagaagaaaacaaaagaaaaagagaagaagaaacagAAATTATAACTGATCATAAAATTTTCAAAGTTGAAGAAGGCCAGATTTATAAGGACAAAAAGCTCTTAAAATCAGCTCTATGTTATTATGCTATGATCCACAACATCCAATTCAAGAAAAAAAGATCTGAACCGAGAGAGTACCTAGTAACCTGTGTGGATgacaattgtaactggttacttagagcTTCAAAGTTCAGGAAAACAGAAACATTTAAAATCAGAAAGTATGTAAAAACTCACACCTGCTCCTTGGATATCATTATGGAAGACCACAGGCAGGCTAATTGCAATGTCATTGGGGaactaataaaatcaaaatacatGTCAATAAAGAGAGTACACACACCACATGACATAATCAACGACATGCTAGATGATTATGGTGTTTCAATGGGGTACCAAAAAGTCTGGAGAGCAAGAGAAAAAGCTTTAGAATTGGCAAGGGGAAGCCAAGATGATTCATACCGAAAACTTCCCATCTACCTTCAAATGCTAAAAGTCTCGAACCCAGGTACAATAACACACCTGGTTACAGACAATAAAGATCACTTCAAATATATGTTCTTAGCATTTGCAAATTCCATCAAAGGATGGAAACACTGTAGGCCAGTCATTGTGATAGATGGAACTTACTTGAAGACATCATTTGGGGGaactttattcactgcttcaacaaTGGATGCTAACAACAACATATTTCCATTAGCCTTTGTAATAGGAGACTCTGAAAATGATTCATCATGGTTATGGTTTTTCACAAAGCTAAAGGAGACATATGGAGAAAGAGAAGGTActgttttcttttttatattcttattgaaacaaattaaacacataaaatTATCAGTTTAATAATAATCCAgcaataaaatagaaaaaacagTGTAAAAAAAATAACAGTCATATAAATTAATGAAACCAGTTACTCAATTAGGACAGAATTATCAGTTACTCCATTGTGATTTTGCAAACAGGTATGGCAATCATTTcagacaggcataaaagcatagAAAAATGCTATAGACGATGTATACCCAAAAGCTTTCCATGGAGCATGCATATTCCACCTGTTAAACAACATCAAAGTCAATTTCGGTGTCCATGGGGAGGACCTAAACCTAAACTTTGTCAAAGCAGTAAAGGCATACATGGTACAATCATTTGAGCACTACATGCATGAAATAGACAAGATTGACACATGCATAAGACCGTATTTACAAAAAATTGGATATTCAACTTGGTCTAGATGTCATGCTCCAACAAGAAGATATACAATGATGACATCAAATATAGTTGAATTAATAAATGCTGCATTGAAAGCTGCAAGAACGCTGTCAATCACTACAATGATGGAAGGCCTTCGAAGTTTAGTTAAAAAATGGGTATGGAAAAATGGTAACGAAGCAAACGGAACATTCACACAAGTAACAACATATACTGAAACTGTGCTTAGAGAAAACTTTATTCGTGCCATTAAATTTCAAGTACCTGACATATATTGAGCACTGAATATTATTTACCAAAACTTTTAGTAACCAGATACTAAAAAATATCAGAGTATCCAGTTTCTAACATGTAATCCTCTACTAAAATAAACAGGTCTTCCCAGTAAACACTATACTGTACCAAGTTGTGGTTGAACAGAAAGGAATTTTTTTGGTCAACCTAATGGAGAAAACATGTGAATGCAAAAGGTTCCAACAAGATGAAATACCGTGTGCACATGCAATAGCAGTATTCGCCAAACACGGCTGAAAACATATGATTATGTTGCTGATTACTATAAAACTACAACTATGAAAGCAACATATGAGTCAACTGTTCATCCATTGCCAAATGAAAGTGAATGGACACTTCCAGAGACTTTAAACAAAATTGTCCTACCACCAAAATCAAGAAAACCACCAGGCCGCCCTAGAAGGAAAAGAATCAGATCTGGAGGAGAACCAAAGGTGCAGATAAAATGTGGAAGATGCGCGCAACCAGGACATAATAGAAAAACATGCAGGAATGAACCAATCCCAAAGCAGCGAAACCCAACAAAGTCAAATAAAATAGACACATAATTTTCTAAAGAATAGATATACTACAATTTCAATTGATGTAATAAAATTGTATCCTAATGTTTTGTACTTCAATAAAAGTACAAACTTTTTAAGCATTTTACATTTTATAAACTTGATACTCAACTTCATGGTTCCAAACACAAGATATTCAAAATCTGAAGACTCAAGTATCTGGTTACAACACAtattatagaaagaaaaaaaacagataCTATAAGTAAATTTAACAAACGACTATATATACATGTAACCAACGATTTAAAAACCTAATTATGTAATCACAAatctttcacaaaaaaaaaaacataaatattataaactTGATACTCAACTTCTTGGTTCCAACACAAGATATTCAAAATCTGAAGattcaagtacctggttacaacacataaaatagaaaaaaaaagtagTTACTATAAGTAAATTTAACAAACGACTATATATTAATGTAACCAACAACTTAAAAAACCTAGTTATATAATCACAATTCGttcacataaaaaaaacataaatatatcaaaaaataattaaaaaaatagaaataaaaactaAAGAAACAGTAACTAGTTACCTGAAACATATAGCTTGTACTAGCTAAAACAGAAGTAACCGGTTACACCATCTTCATACAATAATAATTGAAACCTATATGAAAAAAAACATGTACATAACAATATcttcaaactttaaaaaaaaatcatcaactctattgaaaaaaaaaacatacacattaaaataaaatacattaaaaaaaactttatattaagcCAAAATGTGAAACCAATTCTTacattgacaaaaaaaaaaccatagatAAGTACAGTACTAAAACAGTATCAAGTTACAAACCACAACTTCACtattaaacaaagaaaaaaaaaagacatggtCATTAATACAACTAAAAAAAACTGCAAAATCTCTACTTATAATTCCTCCTCCTCTTTGATTTCTTTGATGGAGCATCATCTTCTGTCTTGTACCCACCAATCTGCTTCTTTTTTGCATGACTATACAAGTTAATGGCAAGATAATCACGATAGGTAGCAATTTTGGCAGCCATGTTCTTTGAGATGTCATCAATCTTCCCATGGATAAACAAAAGAGCATACTTGATAACAAATGCTCCACAatcactgcaaaaaaaaaaaaacaaaaaaaaacaaaaaacaacaaatgaaattatttaaaacaaacaaatagaaaaataaacaacaatatACAAAAACCAGTTACTTACTTATCCTCTTGAAACGGCAAGTCTTTGGCAAAGTTAAAATCAATTGGATCCTTCTTCCCAACAGAATATGGACCAACATTCAAGTCTAAATCTTTCCTAGAACAATAAAAATCAAGAAAGTCTAGAAAATATGGTAAAACAACATAATAAGCCTTCACATATGGCAAAGCAATACTCTCATTCTTCTTCCCTGTCAAAGAGTTGTAGACAGTTATCATCCTACTCTTAATGGAAAAGTGAATAAAAACCCAATGCAACTGAACCTTGACATGCACAGGAAAAAGAACATGATCCACATCCACCCAAGGagtgttacaaaaaaaatattcacCAATAATGTAATCTGAAATGAGGTTATCAAAACGAATGCTGCTTGAATCACATTTGGCTGCCATAAAGTTATCATACAAACTCTTGATAGTTGCATCAAATCAAGAGTCTGTAGTTGTAACCCTCTTGTTCAAACCATCAATCAACTTAATCTTCTTCCTCAAGTAATAAAAACTTACATTGATatgctacaaaaaataaataaacatacaaaagttAGGAACCTGGTTACTAggcaaaatataataataaaaacaagttACACACAATACTACAAGAACctggttactacccataaataATCAAAACAATATACACACAATACTAAAGGAACTTGGTTACTTGTCTTAACCATgatcaacaaaaaaaaacaaaacatctAAACAAACAAATACTAATTAATAAACATTATACCAAGAACCTGGTTATTTACAGTGTCCATAAGGTCCTCCCCACAAGTTTGAAGCTTGTAAAACCACATATTCTCAGAAATTTTAACAAAAGAATAATCTATTGGTGGATTGATAATGTTATTGACATCAGAAAATTTCTTCTtccttcaaaaaatatatatatatatatattaacaaacaattaaatatcaagaataataatattaaacaaaatataaaaaaaacatacttattcTTAAAAATCATTTTATCCTCAATCCAAGAAATATAATCCAGGCATTCATTATTTGAAACATTCTGTCCAATTTCATCTTCAAATGGAAGCAATTCTCTAACAATCACCACTTCATCTCCCTTCCTCTTCACAGTTTCTTTTACTTCAGAAGAACCAAACTCAGTAACAAAAGGAGATTTGACACGAGTACTAGGTTTAGGCTCCCTCTTTTCAATAGCAACAGGaacttcatcatcatcaccaaccATCACAACTTTCCAATCATCCTTACTCCCACTAAATCTCTTTTCTCCTTCTGCATACTTAACAGTTTTATCAATAACATTCAAAATCCCTGAATCCACATATACttcttcaaaacttaaaccaactgAACTGAACTCAGGCTTCTTTGAAAAATCCTATAATGAAGAACAATAAAATCAATTACAacaaattcaattttaaataaaataatacaaaaaaaaaacaaaaaaataatttcaaaacctTATCTTCACCCACAACATTTGACAACTCCAACCCAGAATAAACAGCAtcaaatttttcatttaaatccTTCTCGACAccctaaaataaataatgaaactgGTTACAACAGTAACTGGTTACACTAATCAACTAACAAAACCACAACATACTATTAAGAAACATAAACCAGTTACCTTACTACCATCAAAATCTTCACCTGAATCAATCCCACAATcctagccaaaaaaaaaaaaaaccaatttggttacaacaaaaaatggttaaaaaaataataaagcatAAAAACAAACAAGTTACCTTAGAACCATCAGAAATAGGACTGGAAACATTATCAAAATCAGCTGACTTTTCCCCTTTCATTACAACCAGCACTTTCATCACTAGAACTTACAACTTTTTCAGAATTTTTTGCAACAATTTTTGCAATCATTGCAGACAATGAACTCAGATCTCATAACTGCAATATCACTAATAATAGATTCTTGACTCGCTTTTGTTGATGAGATTGATTCACAAATCAATCTCaatttttcactatcaacctaaaaaaacataataaaataatttacaaaacagcaaaaaaataaacataaaaagaaacctataaatttcaaaacaaaataatattttttttaactaaaacaaacaacaaaactAACCAGCACCTGGGTACCCGAACTACTATCTCCATCTTCAGCACACACCTTCGGCAAGTATAAAGGCTCAAACTTAAACTTCTTCACTGCTGGTTTCTTCCTCTCCTCAGAAGATGGATAGACATTCAGGATAGTCAactgaataaattaaaaatatatataaaaaaacaagaaACTGGTTACCATCAACTGAAACCATGTACACAAACAAAAATCCTAAAATGAATAAAACAAATTTagcaagtaaccagttacaaaacaaaaatattatacctTCTGATTGTTGAAAATCTTTGCCACCAAGTTTGAATAGAAGGCATTATCAGTACTCTTTCAATTCAACAAACGTGGATATTTTTTCCCAACCCCTTGACAAAACTCAGGACTCAACTCAGATATACATTCATATATCCAAACAAGAAAAGCAATCGAAAAACCAAGAAGTTTGTAAGGGTGGAGGCCAACCTTCCCATCAACGAAAACTCCATCAAAGATTTTATTTCCACCCTTCAAAGCAGTTTTCAAATAATGAAAACTCCTATCCCATACCAACTTCccaaaactaatatttgataATTCAGAAATATCTCGATCAACTATCTCAAAAAAGAAATCATCAACCAACTTCTCACTAGTATAGCCGTATAAATAGTTAACTAAGATATGAACTATACCCAATTTGACAACATCCTCATCATCAACTAAATCCTTACTAATGAAAGCATTTTGTAATTTAGACTTTGACACCTTACCAACAAAACgaccaaatatttttttcttaaacaaaaCTTTCTTTTTGAAAACGACTTAAATCAAAATCACCATCACATTTAAGACCCGTAACTAGAGCAAACTCTTCAACAGAAAACCTACAAACTCTACGACCAAGCTTAAACCACATTTCCTCTTCCTCCCTCTCATGAGACACCTCTCTCAATAACACAAGCTGGGCAAGTTGAGTTTGGAAATGAATATCACATACTTTTAAAAAGTGCCCAAATGACGTCTTCTTAAACAATGATTTTTGACTTTTGGTCAACTTAGATTTCAAGTCATTAATGACATTCTTGTCATTAAAATGTTGAACCTTACTACCAAACCTCTTGGAGGGATTTATCTTTAAATGAGCCTGcagaagaaaaaaacaaaacaattaaacatgtaaccagtttcaaaaaatataaacatgaaaAATTGATAAGTACTTTACATTTATAAAACCAGTTATATGTATTTAACTTTGTATggttgcaatatatatatatatatatatataaacaattcATTCACTAAGGTAACAAGTTACAAACTCATTAAGCAAAATCTTCCACTGTTATCTGCAAGTAATCAGGTACAAAGAAAACAAAacagtttaacaaaaaaaaaacacaacaataaaaataaaacaaacacaaacaaaATTGAACATTATGCAAATTAACTACAAATCTACAAGAAACCAgatacacaaccataaaaaaataaaacaaacacaatccACCGAATGTGAAACACAATAACAGTAACATAAACAGAtgaacaattttttattattatacttaaaaaaataaacacataTCACAACATGTTTAGTCTCATGAGAATCATCTCCAGCATCCTTACTACCAGATGCACACGAATCCTTCATCTGTTTAACAGTGGAAGGGGATTTACTTGTCTTCCTTGCAATAGTGGAAGGGGAT
It includes:
- the LOC133822681 gene encoding uncharacterized protein LOC133822681; this encodes MEASYEGSSSYYSVLGVGSDSSAEEIRRAYRKLAMQWHPDRWTRCPSLLGEAKRKFQKIQEAYSVLSDKRKRTVYDAGLYDPNEEEDEGFSDFVQEMVFLMSQTRREEKSYSLEELQDMLVEMAKGFETPTFFCGSASTSSSSSSSQSSSVFEGSGCSKRTRFDPNPMVDRGFGVYAYRA